From Seriola aureovittata isolate HTS-2021-v1 ecotype China chromosome 16, ASM2101889v1, whole genome shotgun sequence, one genomic window encodes:
- the pdik1l gene encoding serine/threonine-protein kinase pdik1l isoform X1, whose product MKTPEKRLQVRTRMVSSQPKYELIQEVGRGSYGVVYEAVVKRTGARVAVKKIRCHSPENVELALREFWALSSIQSQHPNVIHLEECILQRDQLAQRMNHGSSSPLYLELVETSLKGEITFDPCCAYYLWFVMDFCDGGDMNAYLLSRKPSRKTNTSFMLQLGSALAFLHRNQIIHRDLKPDNILISQACTPAGSSEPTLKVADFGLSKVCSTSGLNPEEPASVNKCFLSTACGTDFYMAPEVWEGHYTAKADIFALGVIIWAMVERITFVDVETQKELLGSYVQQGSEIVPLGEALLENPKMELLIPARKKSMNSHMKQLIREMLSANPQERPDAFELELRLVRIACRELDWDT is encoded by the exons ATGAAAACCCCTGAGAAACGACTCCAAG TGAGGACTAGGATGGTAAGCAGCCAGCCGAAGTACGAGCTGATCCAGGAGGTGGGGCGTGGCAGTTACGGCGTGGTCTATGAGGCGGTGGTGAAGCGCACAGGGGCCCGGGTGGCGGTGAAGAAGATCCGCTGCCACTCTCCGGAGAATGTGGAGCTGGCCCTGCGCGAGTTCTGGGCCCTGAGCAGCATCCAGAGCCAGCACCCCAACGTCATCCACCTGGAGGAGTGCATCCTGCAGCGGGACCAGCtggcccagaggatgaaccatgGATCCAGCTCCCCGCTCTACCTggag ctggtggagacgTCCCTTAAAGGCGAGATCACATTTGACCCGTGCTGTGCCTACTACCTGTGGTTCGTCATGGACTTCTGCGACGGGGGTGACATGAACGCCTACCTGCTGTCCCGCAAACCCAGCCGCAAGACCAACACCAGCTTCATGCTACAGCTGGGCAGCGCCCTGGCCTTCCTGCACCGCAACCAGATCATACACCGCGACCTCAAACCGGACAACATCCTCATCTCCCAGGCCTGCACGCCGGCCGGGTCGTCCGAGCCCACCCTCAAAGTGGCCGACTTCGGCCTGAGCAAGGTCTGCTCCACCTCCGGGCTCAACCCGGAGGAGCCGGCCAGCGTCAACAAGTGCTTCCTGTCCACGGCGTGCGGGACGGACTTCTACATGGCCCCGGAGGTCTGGGAGGGCCACTACACGGCCAAGGCGGATATCTTCGCCCTGGGGGTGATTATCTGGGCCATGGTGGAGCGCATCACCTTTGTGGATGTGGAGACTCAGAAGGAGCTGCTGGGGAGCTACGTGCAGCAGGGCTCAGAGATTGTTCCTTTAGGGGAAGCCCTGTTAGAGAACCCAAAGATGGAGCTGCTGATCCCCGCCAGGAAAAAGAGCATGAACAGCCACATGAAGCAGCTGATCAGGGAGATGCTGTCGGCCAACCCTCAGGAGCGGCCCGACGCCTTTGAACTGGAGCTCAGACTGGTGCGTATCGCCTGCAGAGAGCTGGACTGGGACACGTGA
- the pdik1l gene encoding serine/threonine-protein kinase pdik1l isoform X2: MVSSQPKYELIQEVGRGSYGVVYEAVVKRTGARVAVKKIRCHSPENVELALREFWALSSIQSQHPNVIHLEECILQRDQLAQRMNHGSSSPLYLELVETSLKGEITFDPCCAYYLWFVMDFCDGGDMNAYLLSRKPSRKTNTSFMLQLGSALAFLHRNQIIHRDLKPDNILISQACTPAGSSEPTLKVADFGLSKVCSTSGLNPEEPASVNKCFLSTACGTDFYMAPEVWEGHYTAKADIFALGVIIWAMVERITFVDVETQKELLGSYVQQGSEIVPLGEALLENPKMELLIPARKKSMNSHMKQLIREMLSANPQERPDAFELELRLVRIACRELDWDT, translated from the exons ATGGTAAGCAGCCAGCCGAAGTACGAGCTGATCCAGGAGGTGGGGCGTGGCAGTTACGGCGTGGTCTATGAGGCGGTGGTGAAGCGCACAGGGGCCCGGGTGGCGGTGAAGAAGATCCGCTGCCACTCTCCGGAGAATGTGGAGCTGGCCCTGCGCGAGTTCTGGGCCCTGAGCAGCATCCAGAGCCAGCACCCCAACGTCATCCACCTGGAGGAGTGCATCCTGCAGCGGGACCAGCtggcccagaggatgaaccatgGATCCAGCTCCCCGCTCTACCTggag ctggtggagacgTCCCTTAAAGGCGAGATCACATTTGACCCGTGCTGTGCCTACTACCTGTGGTTCGTCATGGACTTCTGCGACGGGGGTGACATGAACGCCTACCTGCTGTCCCGCAAACCCAGCCGCAAGACCAACACCAGCTTCATGCTACAGCTGGGCAGCGCCCTGGCCTTCCTGCACCGCAACCAGATCATACACCGCGACCTCAAACCGGACAACATCCTCATCTCCCAGGCCTGCACGCCGGCCGGGTCGTCCGAGCCCACCCTCAAAGTGGCCGACTTCGGCCTGAGCAAGGTCTGCTCCACCTCCGGGCTCAACCCGGAGGAGCCGGCCAGCGTCAACAAGTGCTTCCTGTCCACGGCGTGCGGGACGGACTTCTACATGGCCCCGGAGGTCTGGGAGGGCCACTACACGGCCAAGGCGGATATCTTCGCCCTGGGGGTGATTATCTGGGCCATGGTGGAGCGCATCACCTTTGTGGATGTGGAGACTCAGAAGGAGCTGCTGGGGAGCTACGTGCAGCAGGGCTCAGAGATTGTTCCTTTAGGGGAAGCCCTGTTAGAGAACCCAAAGATGGAGCTGCTGATCCCCGCCAGGAAAAAGAGCATGAACAGCCACATGAAGCAGCTGATCAGGGAGATGCTGTCGGCCAACCCTCAGGAGCGGCCCGACGCCTTTGAACTGGAGCTCAGACTGGTGCGTATCGCCTGCAGAGAGCTGGACTGGGACACGTGA